In a single window of the Scophthalmus maximus strain ysfricsl-2021 chromosome 18, ASM2237912v1, whole genome shotgun sequence genome:
- the LOC118290653 gene encoding toll-like receptor 5 gives MYMYFPSLCKSGFCKERQMEIPLSVMFAVQGQRTPRVTQGLTYKNSQQKSLQNQRPVGCEAGETGSLFYLKKRRFMTMWMPFLQLVAICIFLQVPGCFPSCLIRGSVANCAFRGLVSVPALPAHVTHLYLEMNRIGEINSTSLSGLEQLQELDLGRQYVPLVVRNDAFSGQSRMRKLTLGFNVGLRLEPQAFVGLSGLQELHLDYCSLDDSVLKENVLQPLSSLETLDLFGNQIKTLQPSRFFAISNLTDLNLKLNKIDKICESDLAGFRGKHFKVLNLDSVNLKAMSKDSFDWQKCGNPFRGMSFQTLDLSSNGLSVARSKQFFRAIEGTKIAHLKLSGHMGKGFSFNNLPDPDRTTFDGLKNSSVLTLDLSKNRIFALQHGVFSPLQEVVHIDISQNRVNQIHRNAFEGLQGHLKLLNLSHNLLGEIYSHTFAPLANLQVLDLSHNHIGALGYDSFSGLHLLRALNLKGNSLRELGFPASLPSLNDLQLSDNRLTPSSVSSITRFASNIVHLDIRDNRLTNLADVHTFGTHLKRLKHLAFGGNTIRGCTLSARVPSTGLNHLQVLDLHSSSLQSLWSQGKCLNLFDSLEHLVVLNLSFNALRTLPPGVFKGLASAVEMDLSSNALTYLQPDVLPKSLKVLVLSDNFVASPDPAALRSLRLLDLGMNRFRCDANLGSFLTWLNETDVTFLGPVEELRCEFPAGFYRVPLLNYSVQVTQQ, from the exons ATGTATATGTACTTCCCCTCCTTATGTAAATCTGGATTctgcaaagaaagacaaatggaaaTCCCGTTGAGCGTCATGTTTGCGGTGCAGGGTCAACGTACACCTCGTGTGACGCAAGGACTCACTTATAAAAACAGCCAACAGAAATCTCTGCAGAATCAGAGACCAGTTGGTTGTGAGGCGGGAGAGACTGgatcattgttttatttaaagaaaagaagatttatGACGATGTGGATGCCGTTTCTTCAGCTGGTTGCCATCTGTATTTTCCTTCAG GTGCCAGGATGTTTCCCGTCATGCCTCATACGGGGCTCTGTGGCAAACTGCGCCTTCCGGGGCCTCGTTTCCGTTCCCGCTCTCCCTGCGCACGTCACCCACCTGTACCTGGAGATGAACCGCATCGGCGAGATCAACTCCACGTCACTGTCGGGCCtcgagcagctgcaggagctggaccTGGGGCGGCAGTACGTGCCACTTGTGGTCAGGAACGACGCCTTCAGCGGGCAAAGTCGCATGAGGAAGCTGACGCTCGGCTTCAACGTCGGCCTTCGCCTGGAGCCTCAAGCCTTCGTGGGGCTGTCCGGTCTGCAGGAGCTCCACCTGGATTACTGCTCACTCGACGACTCCGTCCTGAAGGAAAACGTTCTGCAGCCACTGTCCTCTTTGGAGACCCTCGACCTCTTCGGTAACCAGATAAAGACACTCCAGCCTTCGAGGTTCTTTGCCATAAGTAATTTGACAGATCTGAATCTCAAGCTGAACAAAATTGACAAGATATGTGAATCGGATCTGGCGGGCTTCCGGGGAAAGCACTTCAAGGTCCTGAACTTGGATTCCGTCAACCTCAAAGCCATGTCTAAGGACAGTTTCGACTGGCAGAAGTGTGGGAATCCTTTCAGAGGGATGTCCTTTCAGACGCTCGACCTGTCCTCCAACGGGCTCAGCGTGGCTCGATCGAAGCAGTTTTTCAGAGCCATAGAGGGGACAAAGATCGCCCACCTCAAACTGTCAGGACACATGGGTAAAGGGTTTTCCTTCAACAATCTCCCCGATCCGGACCGCACGACATTCGACGGCCTGAAGAACAGTTCCGTGCTCACTTTGGATCTGTCCAAAAACAGGATATTTGCACTGCAACACGGGGTTTTCAGTCCGCTGCAAGAAGTCGTACATATTGACATTTCCCAAAACAGGGTGAATCAGATACACAGGAATGCCTTTGAGGGTCTTCAGGGTCATTTGAAGTTGCTCAACTTGTCACACAACCTGCTCGGGGAAATCTACTCTCACACGTTTGCTCCTCTGGCCAACCTGCAGGTGTTGGACTTGTCTCACAATCACATCGGTGCGCTGGGTTATGACTCGTTCAGCGGACTTCACCTGCTGAGAGCGTTGAATCTAAAGGGGAACTCTCTGCGAGAATTAGGTTTCCCTGCATCTCTACCGAGTTTAAATGACCTCCAGTTGAGCGACAACCGGTTGACGCCATCGTCGGTGAGCAGCATCACTCGGTTTGCCAGCAATATCGTGCATTTGGACATTCGGGACAACCGATTGACCAACCTGGCGGATGTCCACACCTTTGGGACGCATCTGAAACGCCTCAAGCATCTCGCCTTCGGAGGAAACACAATCAGGGGGTGTACGCTCAGTGCGCGGGTTCCGTCAACTGGTCTGAATCATCTCCAGGTCCTGGACCTTCACAGCAGCTCCCTGCAGTCTCTTTGGTCTCAGGGCAAATGTCTGAATCTGTTTGACAGCCTTGAGCACCTCGTCGTTCTCAACTTGAGCTTTAACGCTCTGCGGACTCTTCCTCCAGGCGTCTTCAAGGGCCTCGCCTCGGCAGTGGAGATGGACCTCTCGTCCAACGCCTTGACGTACCTGCAGCCCGATGTCTTACCCAAAAGTCTGAAAGTGCTCGTCCTCTCCGACAACTTCGTAGCCTCGCCGGACCCGGCCGCTCTCCGCTCTCTCAGACTCCTCGACCTGGGGATGAACAGGTTCCGCTGCGACGCCAACCTGGGGAGTTTTCTGACTTGGCTGAACGAGACCGACGTGACCTTCCTGGGTCCCGTCGAGGAACTCAGGTGTGAATTTCCCGCCGGTTTCTATCGTGTTCCTCTGTTGAATTACTCTGTTCAGGTCACACAACAGTAA